The Sphaeramia orbicularis chromosome 18, fSphaOr1.1, whole genome shotgun sequence genome contains a region encoding:
- the LOC115438998 gene encoding uncharacterized protein LOC115438998 — translation MSVFTVITVLFLSCHSWTSGSVPESQTVEVQPGENITLSCINKAGQTTVTDWFRVTNRTKASCISSMFEHDETASFCDGFGKEKYEMMVNPSKISLHIKDLDFSDSGLYFCGFYLNGHTVISETTYLNVQGNSGSDKDANIRTQDDPDGIKILIIAVLGGLSVSGVLPVVTIALAVKIRKRQTAVNEELQQERNKNVPSDDLTYATINCQGKPKRKRRPASGREVESNVVYAATR, via the exons ATGAGCGTCTTCACCGTAATAACAGTTTTATTTCTCAGCTGCCACA GTTGGACCTCAGGGTCTGTTCCTGAGTCTCAGACTGTGGAGGTCCAGCCTGGTGAAAACATCACATTGTCGTGTATTAATAAGGCTGGACAGACCACTGTAACAGACTGGTTCAGAGTGACCAACAGAACCAAGGCCAGCTGTATCTCCTCTATGTTTGAGCATGATGAGACAGCTTCATTCTGCGATGGATTTGGAAAGGAGAAATATGAGATGATGGTAAACCCCTCCAAGATCTCTCTTCATATTAAGGATTTGGATTTCTCTGACTCGGGGCTGTACTTCTGTGGATTTTATTTGAACGGACATACAGTCATTTCAGAGACGACATACTTAAATGTTCAAG GTAACAGTGGTTCTGACAAGGATGCAAACATTAGGACGCAAG atGACCCTGATGGGATAAAAATCCTGATTATTGCTGTCCTGGGGGGTCTGAGTGTGAGTGGAGTCCTACCCGTTGTGACAATTGCTCTGGCAGTTAAAATCAGGAAACGGCAGACAG CTGTAAATGAAGAGCTGCAGCAGGAGAGAAACAAG AATGTGCCGTCAGACGACCTGACTTACGCAACTATCAACTGCCAAGGAAAACCAAAACGAAAGCGAAGACCGGCATCTGGAAGAGAAGTCGAGTCAAATGTTGTATATGCTGCCACCAGATAA
- the LOC115439000 gene encoding uncharacterized protein LOC115439000: MSVFTVITVLFLSCHSWTSGSVPESQTVEVQPGENITLSCINKARYRTITDWFRVTNRTKASCISSKFGHDGKVSFCDGFGKEKYEMMVNPSKISLHIKDLDFSDSGLYLCGFYLNRHTVISETTYLNVQGNSGSDKDANIRTEDDPDGIKILIIAVLGGLSGVLAIVTIALAVKIRKLQTAVNEELQKERNKNVLSDNLTYAAINFQAKPKRKRRPASGGEIEPHVVYAATR, translated from the exons ATGAGCGTCTTCACCGTAATAACAGTTTTATTTCTCAGCTGCCACA GTTGGACCTCAGGGTCTGTTCCTGAGTCTCAGACTGTGGAGGTCCAGCCTGGTGAAAACATCACATTGTCGTGTATTAATAAGGCTAGATATCGCACTATAACAGACTGGTTCAGAGTGACCAACAGAACCAAGGCCAGCTGTATCTCCTCTAAATTTGGCCATGATGGTAAAGTTTCATTCTGCGATGGATTTGGAAAAGAGAAATATGAGATGATGGTAAACCCCTCCAAGATCTCTCTTCACATCAAGGATTTGGATTTCTCTGACTCGGGGCTGTACTTATGTGGATTTTATTTGAACAGACATACAGTCATTTCAGAGACGACATACTTAAATGTTCAAG GTAACAGTGGTTCTGACAAGGATGCAAACATTAGGACTGAAG ATGACCCTGATGGGATAAAAATCCTGATTATTGCTGTCCTGGGGGGTCTGAGCGGGGTCCTTGCCATTGTAACAATTGCTCTGGCAGTTAAAATCAGGAAACTGCAGACAG CTGTAAatgaagagctgcagaaggagAGAAACAAG AATGTGCTGTCGGATAACCTGACCTACGCAGCTATCAATTTCCAAGCAAAACCAAAAAGAAAGCGAAGACCGGCATCTGGAGGAGAAATCGAGCCACATGTTGTATATGCTGCCACCAGATAA
- the LOC115439001 gene encoding uncharacterized protein LOC115439001, translated as MSVFTVITVLFLSCHSWTSGSVPESQTVEVQPGENITLSCINKAGSATQTEWFRVTNRTKASCISSMFEHDETASFCDGFGKEKYEMMANTSKIFLHIKDLDFSDSGLYFCGFYLNAHTVISETTYLNVQVTSDSDKDANIRTIDEPDGIKILIIAVLGGLSGVLAIVAIALAVKIRKLQTAVNEELQQERNKNVPSDNLTYAAINFQAKPKRKRRPASGREIEPNVVYAATR; from the exons ATGAGCGTCTTCACCGTAATAACAGTTTTATTTCTCAGCTGCCACA GTTGGACCTCAGGGTCTGTTCCTGAGTCTCAGACTGTGGAGGTCCAGCCTGGTGAAAACATCACATTGTCATGTATTAATAAGGCTGGATCCGCCACTCAAACAGAATGGTTCAGAGTGACCAACAGAACCAAGGCCAGCTGTATCTCCTCTATGTTTGAGCATGATGAGACAGCTTCATTCTGCGATGGATTTGGAAAGGAGAAATATGAGATGATGGCAAACACCTCCAAGATCTTTCTTCATATCAAGGATTTGGATTTCTCTGACTCGGGGCTGTACTTCTGTGGATTTTATCTGAACGCACATACAGTCATTTCAGAGACGACATACTTAAATGTTCAAG TTACCAGTGATTCTGACAAGGATGCAAACATTAGGACTATAG atGAGCCTGATGGGATAAAAATCCTGATTATTGCTGTCCTGGGGGGTCTGAGCGGGGTCCTTGCCATTGTAGCAATTGCTCTGGCAGTTAAAATCAGGAAACTGCAGACAG CTGTAAATGAAGAGCTGCAGCAGGAGAGAAACAAG AATGTGCCGTCGGATAACCTGACCTACGCAGCTATCAATTTCCAAGCAAAACCAAAAAGAAAGCGACGACCGGCATCTGGAAGAGAAATCGAGCCAAATGTTGTATATGCTGCCACCAGATAA